From a single Flavobacteriales bacterium genomic region:
- a CDS encoding PhoH family protein, which yields MKKKDRKIFVLDTSVILYDHSAIENFEEHDVAIPIQVLEELDTFKKGNDTINYEAREFIRHLDNIAQRDVLTDWIPLNGATHGKFKVVAKHDLNGVDATKVFDDAKADHQILNATLTLQRQNKDRTVVLVSKDIALRLKAKSLNIVAEDYLTGKVRDVREKLYTGRTSIEDFSEDLIDSLFERGSMQVEDVGIERPKGNHFFILKHKKKSILAKFDPRSGTLNRVEKHSVFGIGPKNAEQALAMAALLDPEIKLVTLQGAAGTGKTLLALACALEQRREYRQIYVTRPVVPLSNKDIGYLPGDIQSKLDPYMQPLWDNLKLIKGQFEKHDGTPKRIDEMLENEKISIAPLAYIRGRSLSNIFFIVDEAQNLTPLEVKTVISRAGEGTKIVFTGDVHQIDSPFLDSESNGLSYLIDKAKGDPLFAHITLEKGERSPLANLANELL from the coding sequence ATGAAGAAAAAGGACCGAAAGATCTTCGTATTGGATACATCCGTTATTCTATACGACCATTCAGCCATTGAAAACTTTGAAGAGCACGATGTGGCCATACCCATACAAGTCTTAGAAGAACTAGACACATTCAAGAAAGGCAACGACACGATCAACTATGAGGCGCGTGAATTCATTCGCCATTTGGATAACATTGCGCAACGCGATGTACTTACGGATTGGATACCCTTGAATGGTGCAACCCACGGAAAGTTCAAAGTAGTCGCGAAGCACGACCTTAATGGGGTGGATGCGACCAAGGTCTTCGATGATGCCAAAGCTGATCATCAGATCTTGAATGCGACCCTCACGCTTCAGCGGCAGAATAAGGACCGGACCGTTGTTCTGGTAAGCAAGGACATTGCACTTCGACTAAAAGCGAAGAGCTTGAACATTGTTGCCGAGGATTACCTCACGGGCAAGGTGCGTGATGTGCGGGAGAAGCTGTATACGGGACGAACCAGCATTGAGGATTTCAGCGAAGACCTCATTGACAGCTTATTCGAGCGTGGCAGCATGCAGGTGGAGGATGTTGGTATCGAAAGACCCAAAGGCAATCACTTTTTTATTCTGAAACACAAGAAGAAAAGTATCCTTGCCAAATTCGATCCCCGTTCCGGAACATTGAATCGAGTGGAAAAACATAGCGTGTTCGGTATCGGACCGAAGAACGCGGAACAAGCGTTGGCAATGGCTGCTTTGCTGGATCCAGAGATCAAGTTGGTCACCTTGCAAGGAGCTGCTGGCACCGGTAAGACATTGCTCGCATTAGCCTGTGCATTGGAACAGCGGAGAGAGTATCGCCAGATCTATGTAACACGCCCTGTCGTGCCATTGAGCAATAAGGATATCGGTTATCTGCCTGGAGATATCCAAAGCAAATTGGATCCCTATATGCAGCCGTTATGGGATAATCTGAAGCTTATAAAAGGTCAGTTCGAGAAGCACGATGGTACTCCGAAACGTATCGACGAGATGCTGGAGAATGAAAAGATCTCCATTGCTCCACTAGCGTACATCCGTGGCCGCTCTTTGAGCAACATCTTCTTCATTGTTGATGAGGCACAGAACCTGACGCCGTTGGAAGTAAAGACTGTGATCAGCAGAGCTGGCGAAGGTACCAAGATCGTCTTTACGGGTGATGTACACCAGATCGATTCGCCGTTCTTGGATTCAGAAAGCAACGGACTAAGTTACTTGATCGATAAAGCGAAAGGAGACCCGTTGTTCGCGCACATTACGCTGGAAAAGGGCGAACGTAGTCCACTTGCGAATTTGGCTAACGAATTGTTGTGA
- a CDS encoding DUF1987 domain-containing protein gives MTSKRYHVERTDTSPQIDIDVDNGILEFIGRSLPHNSEQFYAQIYNWLDEYLEKPSEETTVNMHMDYLDTSSSRHLYNIFKRLNTAGETGNKVQVNWHFECGDEEMAETGKDYQSFFNMNFKFIEVEELF, from the coding sequence ATGACCTCAAAACGGTACCACGTTGAACGTACGGATACATCTCCGCAGATCGATATTGACGTGGACAATGGAATATTGGAATTCATTGGACGGTCCTTACCACACAATTCCGAGCAATTCTATGCACAGATATACAACTGGCTGGATGAATATTTGGAAAAGCCTTCAGAAGAGACGACGGTGAACATGCATATGGATTACTTGGATACCAGTTCTTCCAGGCATCTTTATAACATCTTCAAAAGACTCAATACCGCAGGTGAGACCGGAAACAAGGTCCAAGTGAATTGGCATTTCGAATGCGGCGATGAGGAAATGGCAGAGACCGGTAAGGACTACCAGAGCTTCTTCAACATGAATTTCAAATTCATCGAGGTGGAGGAATTGTTTTGA
- a CDS encoding tetratricopeptide repeat protein, protein MKTLLITTAAISLSLSINAQSYADASKPPADAEVMFKTGEAAYRSGDHKGAILYFSEALKANPDHVNAYLQRGFCYSLLKQYANAAADFSSVITRQKDHVWAYISRGSAYNKLEQFDLALNDFNKVLELEPKNEEGYNNRGWAYKGKDDMKSACKDWKTSKKFGNAEAKIILINTGCK, encoded by the coding sequence ATGAAAACACTATTGATCACCACAGCAGCGATATCGCTTTCTCTGTCCATCAATGCGCAGTCCTATGCGGATGCATCAAAACCACCCGCAGATGCAGAGGTAATGTTCAAGACTGGCGAAGCAGCTTATCGGTCCGGAGACCATAAAGGAGCCATTCTCTATTTCAGCGAAGCGTTGAAGGCTAACCCTGACCACGTGAATGCTTACCTGCAACGTGGATTCTGCTACAGCCTTCTAAAGCAATATGCCAACGCAGCTGCAGACTTTTCATCCGTGATCACGCGTCAGAAAGATCATGTATGGGCATATATCAGCCGTGGTAGTGCTTACAACAAACTTGAACAATTCGATCTCGCATTGAATGACTTCAACAAGGTGTTGGAACTGGAACCGAAGAACGAGGAGGGTTATAATAATAGAGGATGGGCCTACAAGGGAAAAGACGACATGAAGTCGGCCTGTAAGGACTGGAAGACCAGTAAGAAATTCGGAAATGCAGAAGCAAAGATCATATTGATCAATACCGGTTGCAAATGA
- a CDS encoding very short patch repair endonuclease produces the protein MARTYLRDGRSPTPGSERISAQMSRIRARNTGPEKAMRRILVKTGIRGYRLHYKRVPGRPDLAFVGKKVAVFVHGCFWHCCPYCTPARPKNNRRFWHRKLDRNVERDSAKAEELRSIGWRVITVWACRLHERPLFQAARVHRALLGS, from the coding sequence ATGGCACGCACCTATCTCCGCGACGGCCGTTCGCCAACTCCCGGATCCGAGCGTATTAGCGCTCAAATGAGTCGTATCCGTGCCCGCAATACGGGACCGGAAAAGGCAATGCGAAGGATATTGGTAAAAACAGGTATTCGTGGATATCGGTTACACTATAAACGGGTTCCGGGAAGACCGGACCTTGCGTTCGTGGGAAAGAAAGTCGCGGTATTCGTACATGGATGTTTTTGGCATTGCTGCCCGTACTGTACTCCAGCACGACCCAAGAACAATCGAAGATTCTGGCATAGGAAGTTGGATCGTAATGTTGAGCGCGATTCAGCAAAAGCTGAGGAGCTTCGCTCGATCGGATGGCGCGTCATCACCGTTTGGGCATGTCGCTTGCACGAACGACCATTATTCCAGGCTGCTCGAGTTCACAGAGCTTTATTAGGTTCCTAG
- a CDS encoding prolipoprotein diacylglyceryl transferase produces the protein MESGQKPSWRQRLGERWGVSSGRVLVILLVFACTGFTVLFLKQPIVAFFSGDGEQPLLFTIVYYILILPIYNVFLLIYGAIFGQFKFFWAFEKRFFSRIFGKRNKH, from the coding sequence ATGGAAAGTGGACAAAAACCAAGTTGGAGACAGCGCTTAGGGGAACGTTGGGGTGTAAGCTCAGGCCGAGTGCTGGTGATATTACTGGTATTCGCATGTACAGGTTTCACCGTTCTTTTCCTGAAGCAACCCATAGTTGCATTTTTTTCTGGAGATGGTGAACAACCGCTGCTTTTCACAATAGTCTACTACATATTGATATTACCGATCTACAATGTATTTCTGTTGATCTATGGCGCCATCTTCGGTCAATTCAAATTCTTCTGGGCGTTCGAAAAGCGCTTCTTCTCCAGGATCTTCGGGAAGCGCAACAAGCACTGA
- a CDS encoding PD40 domain-containing protein, giving the protein MHRSIYVLALLALGCGSPTPPDDQATQTSADTLTVVKDSLIASGESHFKSLKKLTFGGDNAEAYWSFAGDKLIFQANNPAWGVECDQIYVFDPFQDDLSAQPPKKISLNGGRTTCSYFLPGDSLVLFGSTHLDDTACPAVPEHRTDGKYVWPIYASFDIFVSDLNGNIRKQLTRTDGYDAEATVSPMGDRIVFTSMRSGDMELYTMNIDGSDVKQITNTLGYDGGAFFSPDGTKLLWRASRMKTKEEEDEYKQLLKEGLVMPTNMELYIANADGSDAQKITDLGKANWAPFWHPSGNKVIFASNHTAPRGFPFTLYMINVDGTGLEQISFSDQFDAFPVFSPNGKYLVFSSNRANGGTRETNLFLAEWAD; this is encoded by the coding sequence ATGCATCGATCAATTTATGTACTTGCGCTCCTTGCGCTTGGTTGTGGTTCACCAACGCCTCCGGATGATCAAGCAACCCAAACTTCTGCAGATACTTTAACCGTGGTTAAGGACAGCTTGATCGCGTCCGGTGAAAGTCATTTCAAAAGCCTGAAGAAATTGACCTTCGGTGGTGATAATGCCGAGGCATATTGGAGCTTTGCTGGTGATAAGCTGATCTTCCAAGCCAATAATCCGGCCTGGGGTGTAGAATGCGACCAGATCTATGTATTCGATCCTTTTCAGGATGACCTTTCCGCACAACCACCAAAGAAGATCAGTTTGAACGGTGGTCGCACGACCTGTAGTTATTTTCTCCCAGGTGATAGCTTGGTATTGTTCGGAAGCACACACCTTGATGATACTGCATGTCCCGCTGTTCCGGAGCACAGAACGGATGGCAAATACGTCTGGCCTATTTACGCATCATTCGACATTTTCGTGAGCGATCTCAATGGCAATATCCGCAAACAGCTCACCAGGACGGATGGGTATGACGCAGAAGCAACTGTTTCACCCATGGGAGATCGGATCGTGTTCACGAGTATGCGCAGTGGTGATATGGAGCTGTATACGATGAATATAGATGGTTCTGATGTTAAACAGATCACCAATACATTAGGTTATGATGGCGGTGCTTTCTTCAGCCCGGATGGAACCAAATTGCTTTGGCGAGCTAGCCGCATGAAGACAAAGGAAGAAGAAGACGAATACAAGCAACTGCTGAAAGAAGGCTTGGTCATGCCGACGAATATGGAACTCTATATTGCCAATGCCGATGGTAGCGATGCACAAAAGATCACCGATCTTGGTAAGGCGAATTGGGCACCATTCTGGCATCCGAGTGGGAACAAAGTGATCTTCGCAAGCAATCACACGGCACCACGAGGCTTTCCATTCACATTGTATATGATAAACGTGGATGGCACGGGTCTGGAACAAATTAGTTTCAGTGATCAATTCGATGCATTCCCGGTTTTTAGCCCAAATGGGAAATACCTTGTATTCAGCAGTAACCGGGCAAACGGAGGAACACGCGAAACGAACCTCTTTCTGGCTGAGTGGGCAGATTGA
- a CDS encoding PA0069 family radical SAM protein → MWIDNKPVKGRGAAIQPSNRYLKNAYGTWDSAGVDALLNEDGEQEIDDPPTKFIVGHAKSILNKVTSKDIGIEWSVNPYQGCEHGCAYCYARPTHEYWGYSAGLDFERTIIVKRNAADLLDKALRSPTWDVGTISISGNTDCYQPAERKEGITRKILQVAQNFGQPIGVITKNALVLRDNDIIAEMASRKLASVAISLTTQDEALRRVLEPRTSTAQTRLRTIETLSKAGVPVLAMLAPIIPSMNDHEIPDLLRSAANAGARTASYTVVRTNGPVEDVFRKWLEDHFPDRAAKVIAQISELHGGGMKDSSMGRRMRGEGALAESIRSVFNLMRKRYFGDLRMPDHDRSQFKIPANGQLDLFS, encoded by the coding sequence ATGTGGATCGACAATAAGCCTGTCAAGGGAAGGGGCGCGGCAATACAACCTTCGAACAGATACCTGAAGAACGCTTATGGGACCTGGGATAGCGCAGGTGTGGACGCCTTGCTTAACGAGGACGGTGAACAGGAGATCGATGATCCGCCAACGAAGTTCATTGTTGGTCACGCTAAGTCAATTCTCAATAAGGTGACCTCAAAGGATATTGGAATTGAGTGGAGCGTGAACCCGTACCAAGGATGTGAACATGGATGTGCCTATTGTTATGCCCGGCCTACCCATGAGTATTGGGGCTATAGCGCAGGTCTGGATTTCGAACGGACGATCATCGTAAAACGGAACGCTGCTGACCTATTGGACAAAGCCTTGCGATCCCCAACATGGGATGTTGGCACGATCTCCATCAGCGGAAATACGGATTGTTATCAACCAGCGGAGCGTAAGGAAGGAATTACACGGAAGATCCTACAAGTTGCGCAGAACTTCGGCCAACCGATCGGCGTCATAACGAAGAACGCGTTGGTACTTCGGGATAATGACATCATTGCAGAAATGGCATCACGGAAGTTAGCGAGCGTTGCAATTAGTCTTACTACGCAGGACGAAGCATTGCGTCGGGTTCTTGAGCCCCGGACGAGCACTGCTCAGACGCGTCTGCGAACCATAGAAACGCTAAGCAAAGCTGGCGTTCCTGTACTCGCCATGTTGGCACCGATCATTCCGTCCATGAACGATCACGAGATACCGGATCTGTTACGGTCTGCTGCTAATGCTGGTGCACGCACTGCAAGTTATACCGTGGTTCGCACGAATGGGCCTGTAGAAGATGTGTTCCGGAAGTGGTTGGAGGATCATTTTCCGGACAGGGCTGCAAAAGTGATCGCACAGATCTCAGAATTGCATGGCGGCGGAATGAAAGATAGCAGTATGGGTAGACGCATGCGCGGTGAAGGAGCACTCGCGGAGAGTATTCGTTCCGTCTTCAACCTGATGCGCAAACGCTATTTCGGCGATCTACGGATGCCGGATCACGATCGAAGTCAATTCAAGATACCGGCAAATGGACAGTTGGATCTTTTCAGTTAG
- the thpR gene encoding RNA 2',3'-cyclic phosphodiesterase — protein sequence MLRNERLRLFVGTALPPLLANDLHERISSLLPASSDYRITPTAQLHVTAMFIGNRDPTLLPSIRERVAHVASITDPITITHGRIFSMPKRSPYMAWVRFRPHKALTTLHHALANALGSPPSVYVPYWPHITLARGNGALSLPQSNEDIVEQFHIDCLTLFRSHRDPGGSQHSVIEQWPLERCV from the coding sequence ATGTTGCGGAATGAGCGCTTAAGATTATTCGTTGGTACAGCGCTGCCGCCATTACTGGCTAATGATCTTCACGAACGTATTTCAAGCTTATTACCTGCTTCTTCCGACTATCGGATAACTCCGACCGCACAATTGCATGTAACGGCCATGTTCATTGGAAATAGGGATCCTACCCTTCTCCCATCGATCCGTGAACGTGTAGCCCACGTTGCATCGATAACAGATCCGATCACTATCACACACGGAAGGATCTTTAGCATGCCAAAAAGAAGTCCTTATATGGCTTGGGTCCGGTTCCGTCCGCACAAAGCGCTCACTACGTTGCATCATGCATTAGCGAACGCGCTGGGTTCGCCTCCATCCGTCTATGTTCCCTATTGGCCACATATAACGTTAGCACGCGGCAACGGAGCACTATCTCTCCCGCAGTCGAACGAGGATATCGTCGAACAGTTCCATATTGATTGCCTTACACTATTCCGATCACATCGTGACCCTGGGGGTTCGCAACATAGTGTTATTGAGCAATGGCCTTTAGAGCGTTGTGTATGA
- a CDS encoding acylphosphatase — protein MKKHLTIIVTGKVQGVGFRRSAMSHASTMKVNGTVRNTSGGAVVMEVEGTEKALERFVEWCRNGPVMAKVDNVEVTDGLVIGHIGFNVAE, from the coding sequence ATGAAAAAGCATCTTACGATAATTGTAACAGGAAAGGTTCAAGGTGTTGGGTTCAGACGCTCGGCAATGTCCCATGCATCGACTATGAAAGTTAACGGTACTGTGCGGAATACCTCAGGAGGTGCTGTGGTAATGGAGGTTGAAGGAACAGAAAAAGCACTGGAACGCTTCGTGGAATGGTGCAGAAATGGTCCGGTAATGGCGAAGGTGGATAACGTAGAAGTGACGGATGGATTAGTAATAGGCCATATAGGTTTTAATGTTGCGGAATGA
- a CDS encoding PQQ-dependent sugar dehydrogenase has translation MATFVVALDPSIEGITMFITISRPKKISSSHGLIRASLVLSAFFALTFSGRAQTLEPNFSDVLVMSGWSQPVGATFDANGRLYVWEKSGKVWIVQNGVRLATPLIDISEEVGNWRDHGCLGFVLDPNFLTNGHIYLMYLVDRHHLMNFGTPAYNAATNEYFAASIMRITRYTATGPTFNTVNYNSRLVLVGETRKTGIALTHESHSTGSLVFGSDGTLIATVGDAASYNNVDVGSDGGTYYAQCLVDSILRPQENVGAMRAQMVTCLNGKVLRLDPNTGDGVQSNPWYLPGQPRAPQSRVWALGLRNPYRMTIKPNSGSTDPADADPGTLYIGDVGWYTWEDLNVCNEPGMNFGWPLFEGIDVNVPYTDAVTRNLDAPNPNYDGVTCTEEFYAFQDLTKQATPQHVGGHPDPCNPALQIPATVPHHFHSRPAVDWLHGNQSRVPEFVGNTSVAYDLDDPQSPVPGPRFGGNAAIGGPFMSGLNMPAGYQNSTFQGDFAGGWIRRFMFDGNDELLSVHNFASGLGGITWIGAGTDGCVWYIKYDQNELRRICYTLAVNLPPVAVATQNVSYGSGPLAVQFNGIASTDPENGALTYLWNFGDGQTSTSANPSHTFTSPVGVVTTRTVTLTVTDNINQSASVQLVVSVNNTPPTVNITSIPVNAFYPVGVDTTWTLEADVSDVEHGPAQLTYGWVTTLHHNTHSHTEPSDPAVVSSTLVSGVGCGHVETFYYEVSLTVTDAGGLATTQTRQLQPRCYAIPPTAMISASTSFGAGPLQVQLDGTMSYDPGTIVSYSWAFGDGTFSTSDAPFKIFTEEGDYVVTLTVTDDDGLTGQATKVISVISSVPPQCVGAAGSILREYFANIAGNNISDLVNSPNYPASPTTVSYPTSFKVSSSTQSNFGTRLRGYIVPPTSGTYTFTSTSDDQSLVYLSPNADPQFKQVICSILGYTGETEYTKYASQTSAPIQLEAGRYYYVEMLQKEGSGGDHMALHWQTPNNSTRAVVPGSVLVRWQDCSPSVRVRMALQGPYDGGTGLMNDDLRIAGYIPTVEPYTALGYQMIGGSGNTVSPATLAVTGINAVVDWVLVELRSAAAPSVIVSTRTALLQRDGDVVGTDGYSRLIFNVVSNNYYVAVRHRNHLSVMTGASVTLNNALAVVDMTSTAQATYGTNAQKIFTNGKRGMWCGNVNSDNRLMYTGSSNDRDLILTRIGGIIPTNTVLGYYREDVNMNGNVRYTGSGNDRDLILLNIGGIVPTSVKMEQLP, from the coding sequence ATGGCTACATTCGTCGTTGCTCTTGATCCATCTATCGAAGGAATTACTATGTTCATCACGATCTCCCGTCCAAAAAAGATCAGTTCATCTCATGGATTGATACGCGCATCATTGGTTTTGAGCGCATTTTTTGCGTTGACCTTCTCTGGTCGAGCACAGACCTTGGAACCGAATTTCAGTGATGTTCTTGTAATGAGTGGCTGGAGCCAACCTGTTGGAGCCACGTTCGATGCGAATGGCCGGTTGTACGTGTGGGAGAAGAGTGGGAAGGTGTGGATAGTGCAGAACGGTGTTCGATTGGCAACACCATTGATCGACATTAGTGAGGAAGTTGGAAATTGGCGTGATCATGGATGTTTGGGTTTTGTTCTGGATCCGAATTTTCTCACCAATGGCCATATTTATTTGATGTACTTGGTGGATCGTCATCATTTGATGAATTTCGGTACACCAGCCTATAATGCTGCTACGAATGAATATTTCGCGGCTTCGATCATGCGGATCACGCGGTATACCGCGACCGGCCCTACGTTCAATACGGTAAATTACAACAGCCGTCTGGTTCTGGTCGGGGAAACGCGCAAGACCGGAATTGCATTAACACACGAATCGCATAGCACGGGATCATTGGTCTTCGGAAGTGATGGAACCTTGATCGCTACGGTCGGTGATGCCGCTAGTTACAATAATGTGGATGTTGGTAGTGACGGCGGTACGTACTACGCGCAATGTCTTGTGGATTCTATCCTGCGTCCACAGGAGAATGTTGGCGCAATGCGTGCGCAGATGGTGACCTGTCTCAATGGTAAGGTTCTGCGCTTGGATCCGAATACCGGTGATGGAGTTCAAAGCAATCCTTGGTATTTGCCTGGCCAGCCTCGCGCCCCTCAATCCCGTGTATGGGCATTGGGTCTTCGCAATCCATATCGAATGACCATTAAGCCGAACAGTGGTAGTACCGATCCTGCTGATGCGGATCCAGGGACTTTATACATTGGTGATGTTGGTTGGTATACCTGGGAGGACCTGAACGTTTGTAATGAACCGGGTATGAATTTCGGATGGCCGTTGTTCGAAGGTATTGATGTGAACGTACCCTACACGGATGCGGTAACGCGCAACTTGGATGCACCCAACCCCAATTACGATGGAGTAACGTGTACGGAGGAATTCTATGCATTCCAGGATCTGACCAAACAGGCAACACCGCAGCATGTGGGTGGCCATCCGGATCCGTGTAACCCCGCCTTGCAGATCCCGGCGACCGTACCCCATCATTTCCATTCCCGGCCAGCGGTTGATTGGTTACATGGTAATCAGTCACGCGTACCGGAGTTCGTTGGTAACACATCCGTAGCTTATGATCTGGACGATCCCCAAAGCCCGGTACCGGGTCCAAGATTTGGAGGTAATGCGGCAATAGGAGGACCTTTCATGTCCGGATTGAATATGCCGGCAGGGTATCAGAACAGTACATTCCAAGGCGATTTTGCTGGAGGCTGGATCCGTCGTTTCATGTTCGACGGGAATGATGAATTGCTGAGCGTTCACAACTTTGCGTCCGGGCTTGGTGGTATAACCTGGATCGGTGCCGGCACGGATGGCTGTGTTTGGTACATCAAATATGACCAGAACGAATTACGTAGGATCTGTTACACTTTAGCGGTTAACCTGCCACCGGTTGCCGTTGCCACACAGAACGTTTCTTATGGTTCTGGTCCGCTTGCTGTTCAATTCAATGGAATTGCAAGCACTGATCCTGAGAACGGTGCGCTTACTTACCTGTGGAACTTTGGTGATGGTCAGACAAGTACCTCGGCGAACCCTTCTCACACCTTTACATCACCTGTTGGAGTTGTCACAACCCGGACCGTAACACTTACAGTAACAGACAACATTAACCAAAGCGCTAGTGTACAATTAGTTGTTTCAGTGAATAATACACCACCTACAGTGAACATCACTAGCATACCGGTGAATGCATTCTATCCTGTTGGTGTCGATACCACATGGACGCTTGAGGCAGATGTTTCGGATGTTGAACACGGACCGGCCCAACTGACGTATGGCTGGGTCACGACGTTACACCACAATACACATAGTCATACAGAACCTTCGGATCCAGCGGTCGTATCTTCTACGCTGGTCTCTGGAGTTGGATGCGGACATGTGGAAACATTCTATTATGAAGTAAGTCTTACTGTTACGGATGCCGGAGGCCTTGCTACTACACAGACCAGACAGCTTCAACCACGCTGTTATGCCATACCACCTACTGCGATGATCTCTGCCTCGACCAGCTTTGGTGCTGGGCCATTGCAGGTTCAATTGGATGGTACGATGTCCTATGATCCGGGGACGATAGTGAGCTATTCGTGGGCTTTTGGTGATGGAACCTTTTCGACATCCGACGCACCCTTTAAGATCTTTACTGAGGAAGGTGACTATGTTGTTACCCTTACTGTTACGGATGATGATGGTTTGACCGGACAGGCTACCAAGGTAATTAGCGTGATCTCTTCAGTACCACCACAGTGCGTTGGAGCAGCAGGAAGTATACTGCGCGAGTATTTTGCGAACATTGCCGGTAACAACATTAGTGATCTTGTGAATAGTCCGAATTATCCAGCTAGTCCAACGACAGTGAGCTATCCGACGAGTTTCAAGGTGTCGTCTTCAACCCAGAGTAATTTCGGTACGCGGTTGCGGGGCTACATTGTTCCGCCTACCTCAGGTACATATACGTTCACAAGTACAAGTGATGACCAATCTTTGGTATACCTGAGTCCGAATGCGGATCCACAATTCAAGCAAGTGATATGTTCAATTCTCGGCTATACCGGGGAAACTGAATATACGAAGTACGCTTCTCAGACCAGTGCGCCCATCCAGCTAGAGGCGGGTAGGTACTACTATGTCGAAATGCTACAAAAAGAAGGCAGCGGAGGAGATCATATGGCGTTGCATTGGCAAACGCCTAATAACTCTACGCGAGCAGTTGTACCAGGAAGTGTTCTGGTCCGTTGGCAGGATTGTAGCCCAAGTGTACGTGTTCGGATGGCATTACAAGGCCCATATGATGGAGGCACTGGTCTTATGAACGATGATCTGCGCATTGCAGGATACATTCCAACAGTTGAGCCATATACAGCACTTGGCTATCAGATGATCGGCGGAAGTGGGAATACCGTTTCTCCAGCAACGTTGGCCGTTACGGGAATAAATGCCGTTGTGGACTGGGTTCTGGTTGAACTAAGGAGTGCTGCAGCCCCTTCGGTCATCGTAAGCACGCGTACGGCATTGTTACAACGCGATGGTGATGTAGTTGGCACGGATGGATATTCCCGTCTGATCTTTAATGTGGTATCCAACAACTATTACGTGGCAGTGCGCCATAGAAATCATCTGAGTGTTATGACAGGTGCATCCGTTACATTGAACAATGCGCTTGCAGTTGTGGACATGACCTCCACTGCGCAGGCCACTTACGGTACAAATGCTCAGAAGATCTTCACCAACGGGAAACGCGGAATGTGGTGCGGCAATGTGAATAGCGATAACCGCTTAATGTACACCGGGAGTTCGAACGATAGGGATCTTATCCTTACTCGGATCGGCGGTATAATTCCAACCAATACGGTACTTGGATACTATAGGGAAGATGTCAATATGAACGGTAATGTGCGTTACACCGGCAGTGGCAATGATCGAGATCTGATCCTATTGAACATTGGCGGGATCGTACCAACATCGGTTAAAATGGAGCAACTACCTTGA
- a CDS encoding phosphatase PAP2 family protein — translation MQRIRAVAVFLFVSLALAIPAFWAHLRLGRIALHAAVNEYNWPWADVFFKYFTNLGDGWTVVVVALIVLALHTWRSFFMVAISSILSATITQFLKRSVFSDNDRPSMFKDHWPDLHWVPGVELHSHFSFPSGHSTAAFSMCLALVVIIGKQGWAAFLAAVAIMLGFSRVYLSQHFTQDVFAGAVVGIACSLIVYYALYQGKWAHREGFDRKPFRKGRSANVQALSSIHGSL, via the coding sequence ATGCAACGGATCCGTGCAGTCGCGGTATTTCTTTTTGTTTCCCTAGCGCTTGCCATTCCTGCGTTCTGGGCTCATTTGCGGTTAGGCAGAATTGCTCTTCATGCAGCGGTGAATGAATACAACTGGCCTTGGGCGGATGTGTTCTTCAAATATTTCACGAACCTCGGTGATGGATGGACCGTAGTGGTGGTTGCACTTATCGTGCTAGCGTTGCACACGTGGCGTTCATTCTTCATGGTGGCGATCAGTAGTATTCTAAGCGCAACGATCACACAGTTCTTGAAACGATCTGTATTTTCTGATAATGATCGGCCTAGTATGTTCAAGGATCACTGGCCCGACCTTCATTGGGTGCCGGGAGTGGAACTCCATTCACACTTCAGCTTTCCAAGCGGTCATTCCACGGCAGCCTTCAGTATGTGCCTAGCATTGGTGGTGATAATCGGTAAGCAAGGGTGGGCTGCGTTTTTGGCCGCAGTGGCAATTATGCTCGGTTTTTCACGCGTGTATTTGTCTCAACATTTTACGCAGGATGTTTTTGCCGGCGCTGTGGTCGGGATCGCCTGCAGCTTGATCGTGTACTACGCATTGTATCAAGGTAAATGGGCGCATCGCGAAGGATTCGACCGTAAACCCTTCAGAAAAGGTCGATCAGCTAATGTTCAAGCTCTAAGCTCGATTCATGGCTCCTTGTAA